A genomic region of Raphanus sativus cultivar WK10039 chromosome 6, ASM80110v3, whole genome shotgun sequence contains the following coding sequences:
- the LOC108805913 gene encoding transcription factor GTE1 isoform X4: MSVNVKEEEPVLAPNCDVVENTELEVVNGDEGSKLEDYGTCVDVITERVNQLEQKIVEVEQFYSTKDGAGQTNTSKSNSGGKKVAISQPSKCSSAGKEKARGKHVSSPELMRQFATIFRQIAQQKWAWPFLQPVDVKGLGLDDYHKVIEKPMDLGTIRTKMEGSEYSNVREIYADVRLVFKNAMRYNEEKDDVYVMAESLLEKFEEKWLTIMPRLVEEEKKQAEEEAQDRASRQLAVEAAQAEKARDLSNELYEIDQELEKLREVVVQKCRKLSTQEKKGLSAALGRLSPEDLSKALKMVSEGNPQFPAGAPEVELDIDLQTDVTLWRLKVFVQEALKAANKSSGGTNAQNNNNGGEMNKTTAKRRRAIFDAIKKGHQ, from the exons ATGTCCGTAAACGTCAAG GAGGAGGAGCCTGTGCTTGCGCCTAACTGCGATGTCGTCGAGAACACAGAGCTTGAAGTTGTCAATGGAGATGAGGGAAGTAAGCTTGAGGATTATGGGACTTGCGTAGATGTTATAACCGAGAGAGTCAATCAG CTTGAGCAGAAAATTGTGGAGGTTGAACAGTTTTACTCTACCAAAGACGGAGCAGGTCAAACAAACACTTCCAAGAGTAACTCCGGTGGGAAAAAAGTTGCTATCTCTCAACCCTCCAAGTGTAGCTCTGCTGGGAAAGAGAAAGCAAGAGGGAAACATGTTTCTAGCCCTGAACTTATGCGTCAGTTTGCTACAATTTTTCGTCAG ATTGCTCAACAAAAATGGGCGTGGCCATTTCTGCAACCTGTTGATGTTAAAGGGCTTGGACTCGATGATTATCATAAG GTTATAGAGAAGCCAATGGATTTGGGAACTATTAGAACTAAAATGGAAGGTTCGGAGTATAGCAATGTCCGGGAGATATATGCTGATGTTAGGCTAGTTTTCAAGAACGCTATGAGATATAACGAAGAGAAAGATGATGTCTATGTGATGGCTGAATCTCTTTTGGAGAAGTTTGAGGAGAAATGGCTTACCATTATGCCTAGACTCGTCGAAGAG GAAAAGAAACAAGCAGAGGAAGAGGCTCAGGATCGTGCGAGTAGGCAGCTTGCTGTGGAGGCTGCTCAAGCAGAGAAGGCTAGAGATTTAAGCAACGAA CTGTATGAGATCGATCAGGAGCTTGAGAAACTTCGGGAGGTAGTGGTCCAGAAGTGCAG AAAGCTGTCCACTCAAGAAAAGAAGGGACTTTCTGCAGCTTTAGGTCGTCTCTCTCCTGAGGATCTGTCTAAGGCGCTTAAAATGGTTTCAGAGGGCAACCCGCAGTTCCCGGCCGGAGCACCAGAAGTGGAGCTTGACATCGATCTTCAG ACTGATGTAACTTTGTGGAGGCTGAAGGTGTTTGTGCAAGAAGCATTGAAAGCAGCTAACAAGAGCTCTGGTGGAACAAACGCccaaaacaacaacaatggtGGAGAGATGAACAAGACCACTGCGAAAAGAAGGAGAGCGATCTTTGATGCAATTAAAAAG ggCCATCAGTAG
- the LOC108805913 gene encoding transcription factor GTE1 isoform X2, translated as MSVNVKEEEPVLAPNCDVVENTELEVVNGDEGSKLEDYGTCVDVITERVNQLEQKIVEVEQFYSTKDGAGQTNTSKSNSGGKKVAISQPSKCSSAGKEKARGKHVSSPELMRQFATIFRQIAQQKWAWPFLQPVDVKGLGLDDYHKVIEKPMDLGTIRTKMEGSEYSNVREIYADVRLVFKNAMRYNEEKDDVYVMAESLLEKFEEKWLTIMPRLVEEEKKQAEEEAQDRASRQLAVEAAQAEKARDLSNELYEIDQELEKLREVVVQKCRKLSTQEKKGLSAALGRLSPEDLSKALKMVSEGNPQFPAGAPEVELDIDLQTDVTLWRLKVFVQEALKAANKSSGGTNAQNNNNGGEMNKTTAKRRRAIFDAIKKVKRAKKA; from the exons ATGTCCGTAAACGTCAAG GAGGAGGAGCCTGTGCTTGCGCCTAACTGCGATGTCGTCGAGAACACAGAGCTTGAAGTTGTCAATGGAGATGAGGGAAGTAAGCTTGAGGATTATGGGACTTGCGTAGATGTTATAACCGAGAGAGTCAATCAG CTTGAGCAGAAAATTGTGGAGGTTGAACAGTTTTACTCTACCAAAGACGGAGCAGGTCAAACAAACACTTCCAAGAGTAACTCCGGTGGGAAAAAAGTTGCTATCTCTCAACCCTCCAAGTGTAGCTCTGCTGGGAAAGAGAAAGCAAGAGGGAAACATGTTTCTAGCCCTGAACTTATGCGTCAGTTTGCTACAATTTTTCGTCAG ATTGCTCAACAAAAATGGGCGTGGCCATTTCTGCAACCTGTTGATGTTAAAGGGCTTGGACTCGATGATTATCATAAG GTTATAGAGAAGCCAATGGATTTGGGAACTATTAGAACTAAAATGGAAGGTTCGGAGTATAGCAATGTCCGGGAGATATATGCTGATGTTAGGCTAGTTTTCAAGAACGCTATGAGATATAACGAAGAGAAAGATGATGTCTATGTGATGGCTGAATCTCTTTTGGAGAAGTTTGAGGAGAAATGGCTTACCATTATGCCTAGACTCGTCGAAGAG GAAAAGAAACAAGCAGAGGAAGAGGCTCAGGATCGTGCGAGTAGGCAGCTTGCTGTGGAGGCTGCTCAAGCAGAGAAGGCTAGAGATTTAAGCAACGAA CTGTATGAGATCGATCAGGAGCTTGAGAAACTTCGGGAGGTAGTGGTCCAGAAGTGCAG AAAGCTGTCCACTCAAGAAAAGAAGGGACTTTCTGCAGCTTTAGGTCGTCTCTCTCCTGAGGATCTGTCTAAGGCGCTTAAAATGGTTTCAGAGGGCAACCCGCAGTTCCCGGCCGGAGCACCAGAAGTGGAGCTTGACATCGATCTTCAG ACTGATGTAACTTTGTGGAGGCTGAAGGTGTTTGTGCAAGAAGCATTGAAAGCAGCTAACAAGAGCTCTGGTGGAACAAACGCccaaaacaacaacaatggtGGAGAGATGAACAAGACCACTGCGAAAAGAAGGAGAGCGATCTTTGATGCAATTAAAAAGGTTAAAAGAGCCAAGAAGGCTTGA
- the LOC108805913 gene encoding transcription factor GTE1 isoform X3 gives MSVNVKEEPVLAPNCDVVENTELEVVNGDEGSKLEDYGTCVDVITERVNQLEQKIVEVEQFYSTKDGAGQTNTSKSNSGGKKVAISQPSKCSSAGKEKARGKHVSSPELMRQFATIFRQIAQQKWAWPFLQPVDVKGLGLDDYHKVIEKPMDLGTIRTKMEGSEYSNVREIYADVRLVFKNAMRYNEEKDDVYVMAESLLEKFEEKWLTIMPRLVEEEKKQAEEEAQDRASRQLAVEAAQAEKARDLSNELYEIDQELEKLREVVVQKCRKLSTQEKKGLSAALGRLSPEDLSKALKMVSEGNPQFPAGAPEVELDIDLQTDVTLWRLKVFVQEALKAANKSSGGTNAQNNNNGGEMNKTTAKRRRAIFDAIKKVKRAKKA, from the exons ATGTCCGTAAACGTCAAG GAGGAGCCTGTGCTTGCGCCTAACTGCGATGTCGTCGAGAACACAGAGCTTGAAGTTGTCAATGGAGATGAGGGAAGTAAGCTTGAGGATTATGGGACTTGCGTAGATGTTATAACCGAGAGAGTCAATCAG CTTGAGCAGAAAATTGTGGAGGTTGAACAGTTTTACTCTACCAAAGACGGAGCAGGTCAAACAAACACTTCCAAGAGTAACTCCGGTGGGAAAAAAGTTGCTATCTCTCAACCCTCCAAGTGTAGCTCTGCTGGGAAAGAGAAAGCAAGAGGGAAACATGTTTCTAGCCCTGAACTTATGCGTCAGTTTGCTACAATTTTTCGTCAG ATTGCTCAACAAAAATGGGCGTGGCCATTTCTGCAACCTGTTGATGTTAAAGGGCTTGGACTCGATGATTATCATAAG GTTATAGAGAAGCCAATGGATTTGGGAACTATTAGAACTAAAATGGAAGGTTCGGAGTATAGCAATGTCCGGGAGATATATGCTGATGTTAGGCTAGTTTTCAAGAACGCTATGAGATATAACGAAGAGAAAGATGATGTCTATGTGATGGCTGAATCTCTTTTGGAGAAGTTTGAGGAGAAATGGCTTACCATTATGCCTAGACTCGTCGAAGAG GAAAAGAAACAAGCAGAGGAAGAGGCTCAGGATCGTGCGAGTAGGCAGCTTGCTGTGGAGGCTGCTCAAGCAGAGAAGGCTAGAGATTTAAGCAACGAA CTGTATGAGATCGATCAGGAGCTTGAGAAACTTCGGGAGGTAGTGGTCCAGAAGTGCAG AAAGCTGTCCACTCAAGAAAAGAAGGGACTTTCTGCAGCTTTAGGTCGTCTCTCTCCTGAGGATCTGTCTAAGGCGCTTAAAATGGTTTCAGAGGGCAACCCGCAGTTCCCGGCCGGAGCACCAGAAGTGGAGCTTGACATCGATCTTCAG ACTGATGTAACTTTGTGGAGGCTGAAGGTGTTTGTGCAAGAAGCATTGAAAGCAGCTAACAAGAGCTCTGGTGGAACAAACGCccaaaacaacaacaatggtGGAGAGATGAACAAGACCACTGCGAAAAGAAGGAGAGCGATCTTTGATGCAATTAAAAAGGTTAAAAGAGCCAAGAAGGCTTGA
- the LOC108805913 gene encoding transcription factor GTE1 isoform X1 — MSVNVKEEPVLAPNCDVVENTELEVVNGDEGSKLEDYGTCVDVITERVNQLEQKIVEVEQFYSTKDGAGQTNTSKSNSGGKKVAISQPSKCSSAGKEKARGKHVSSPELMRQFATIFRQIAQQKWAWPFLQPVDVKGLGLDDYHKVIEKPMDLGTIRTKMEGSEYSNVREIYADVRLVFKNAMRYNEEKDDVYVMAESLLEKFEEKWLTIMPRLVEEEKKQAEEEAQDRASRQLAVEAAQAEKARDLSNELYEIDQELEKLREVVVQKCRFNSNLLYVKSYFTLNESSLLLIFVLITEMNRKLSTQEKKGLSAALGRLSPEDLSKALKMVSEGNPQFPAGAPEVELDIDLQTDVTLWRLKVFVQEALKAANKSSGGTNAQNNNNGGEMNKTTAKRRRAIFDAIKKVKRAKKA; from the exons ATGTCCGTAAACGTCAAG GAGGAGCCTGTGCTTGCGCCTAACTGCGATGTCGTCGAGAACACAGAGCTTGAAGTTGTCAATGGAGATGAGGGAAGTAAGCTTGAGGATTATGGGACTTGCGTAGATGTTATAACCGAGAGAGTCAATCAG CTTGAGCAGAAAATTGTGGAGGTTGAACAGTTTTACTCTACCAAAGACGGAGCAGGTCAAACAAACACTTCCAAGAGTAACTCCGGTGGGAAAAAAGTTGCTATCTCTCAACCCTCCAAGTGTAGCTCTGCTGGGAAAGAGAAAGCAAGAGGGAAACATGTTTCTAGCCCTGAACTTATGCGTCAGTTTGCTACAATTTTTCGTCAG ATTGCTCAACAAAAATGGGCGTGGCCATTTCTGCAACCTGTTGATGTTAAAGGGCTTGGACTCGATGATTATCATAAG GTTATAGAGAAGCCAATGGATTTGGGAACTATTAGAACTAAAATGGAAGGTTCGGAGTATAGCAATGTCCGGGAGATATATGCTGATGTTAGGCTAGTTTTCAAGAACGCTATGAGATATAACGAAGAGAAAGATGATGTCTATGTGATGGCTGAATCTCTTTTGGAGAAGTTTGAGGAGAAATGGCTTACCATTATGCCTAGACTCGTCGAAGAG GAAAAGAAACAAGCAGAGGAAGAGGCTCAGGATCGTGCGAGTAGGCAGCTTGCTGTGGAGGCTGCTCAAGCAGAGAAGGCTAGAGATTTAAGCAACGAA CTGTATGAGATCGATCAGGAGCTTGAGAAACTTCGGGAGGTAGTGGTCCAGAAGTGCAGGTTCAACTCTAATCTTTTATATGTTAAATCATATTTTACCCTTAATGAAAGTTCTTTGCTTCTTATTTTCGTTTTGATTACTGAAATGAACAGAAAGCTGTCCACTCAAGAAAAGAAGGGACTTTCTGCAGCTTTAGGTCGTCTCTCTCCTGAGGATCTGTCTAAGGCGCTTAAAATGGTTTCAGAGGGCAACCCGCAGTTCCCGGCCGGAGCACCAGAAGTGGAGCTTGACATCGATCTTCAG ACTGATGTAACTTTGTGGAGGCTGAAGGTGTTTGTGCAAGAAGCATTGAAAGCAGCTAACAAGAGCTCTGGTGGAACAAACGCccaaaacaacaacaatggtGGAGAGATGAACAAGACCACTGCGAAAAGAAGGAGAGCGATCTTTGATGCAATTAAAAAGGTTAAAAGAGCCAAGAAGGCTTGA
- the LOC108810890 gene encoding uncharacterized protein LOC108810890, which yields MSPPALIVLEDGLTNKWSNDEWQRLSVFPGESPNPTFNVLVKNQLSPVLSRPSPKDESFRMVLPLVMSPPRDKAVPLPVLTEPMMKPRKKLGHQESMLSVGKARYPVKNFICDAREEDFKCSAFCLSLPGFGKQKHVRSPKSSDISSVNKKKMTKASSFSNSTVSLDASFENFECGSWRASTTGLARENNRLYFDLPVEMIKCSRGSGRDVQEPVSLGSLFHKETESLPLRSVLKTSRSERQQRSSAETSPHRRVRFSTTTSVSCPTSPRSCITPRLLKARDDFNMFLAAQNA from the coding sequence ATGTCTCCTCCAGCGTTGATTGTGTTGGAAGATGGTCTAACCAACAAATGGAGCAATGACGAGTGGCAGCGTCTCAGCGTTTTTCCCGGAGAAAGCCCTAACCCTACTTTCAATGTCTTGGTGAAGAACCAGCTTTCACCGGTTCTCTCCCGGCCGTCTCCGAAAGATGAAAGCTTCAGAATGGTCTTACCACTGGTGATGTCGCCGCCAAGAGATAAGGCCGTGCCGCTTCCTGTTCTTACCGAGCCGATGATGAAGCCACGGAAGAAGCTTGGCCACCAAGAATCCATGCTTTCTGTTGGAAAAGCTAGGTATCCCGTGAAAAACTTCATCTGTGACGCAAGAGAAGAAGATTTCAAGTGCAGTGCCTTCTGTTTATCCCTCCCTGGTTTTGGGAAGCAAAAACATGTGAGGTCACCGAAAAGCAGCGATATTTCTTCTgtaaacaagaagaagatgaccaAAGCGTCATCCTTTTCAAACTCCACCGTCTCCTTAGATGCCTCGTTCGAGAATTTCGAGTGTGGCTCATGGCGGGCTTCAACAACGGGTCTGGCCCGAGAAAACAACCGGTTGTACTTTGATTTGCCGGTGGAGATGATCAAATGCAGCCGTGGAAGCGGCAGAGATGTGCAAGAACCGGTGAGTTTGGGTTCCTTATTCCACAAGGAAACAGAAAGTTTACCTTTGAGAAGTGTTCTAAAGACTTCTCGGTCGGAAAGACAACAAAGGAGTTCGGCTGAGACGTCACCGCATCGCCGTGTCAGATTTTCTACCACGACCTCGGTTTCATGCCCGACTTCACCGCGGTCGTGTATCACCCCACGCTTGCTTAAAGCTAGAGATGACTTCAACATGTTCTTAGCAGCACAGAACGCgtga
- the LOC108806513 gene encoding uncharacterized protein LOC108806513: MLFVFFFLIVNEMASSQLEIASLRSTNFGCILRDRNRMQNKDDVVFHKNPISDGNKPKKKNRSRLGSPEKPRARKGTNFSDSTKRNENLRGGASSLVQIWEARLNRSSAGNSPIHGQATEIVQEEETNLPAAPSTDEESESENESKSRDPTVEIESGSLGKVSDSGESKWGRVSEIIRKLKLTAGDNVRPAGMLNVKTPKQEKNSSPVVACSPRLRGRQAFSDLLMRLERDRHRELETLVGRNAVSKFSQRGRLQSMLRLRTLKRGLLIQDRHRSSAKTPDLSLLELGSTVLNLRERFRESVSSKSELKKGQESTMETEWLSPRNRKIEEVNSHKKETEPKMSYLEQQETMLPEALKRESDNTSPHTSVALQEPRTVENQVANMVENRTHGGTQETLLLESQETSFRWEDQEEYEDEQSYYGEMSNDWFTEISRPKTYWEDLRKSRYLEVMNTRSDKDDICKLLERRTVSDFLQSGLREKIDKLMMSRVQTHPVQRIDQSGKDEQECDIGQEEDDEVRDDLSHTSSQIFAPSPAGSWSSQDIGVSSTPDLSPLHTPQSTEMEIISELRSQIIQLQLDMSELRDSVKTCLDVNASLQKSVQRENPLKRKCYVCNEAQVETLLYRCGHMCTCLRCANELQCNGGKCPICRAKILDVVRVFVDSRT; the protein is encoded by the exons ATGTtgttcgtcttcttcttcttgatcgTTAACGAAATGGCGTCTTCTCAGTTAGAGATCGCCTCTTTGCGATCTACTAACTTCGGATGCATCCTCAGAGATCGCAACCGAATGCAGAACAAAGACGACGTCGTTTTCCATAAGAATCCGATCTCCGACGGTAACAAGCCCAAAAAGAAGAACAGAAGCCGTCTCGGGTCGCCGGAGAAACCGCGTGCTAGAAAAGGCACCAACTTTTCCGACAGCACGAAGAGAAACGAGAATCTTAGAGGAGGAGCTTCTTCTCTTGTGCAGATATGGGAGGCGAGGCTGAACCGGTCCAGCGCCGGAAACTCGCCGATCCATGGACAAGCGACAGAGATcgttcaagaagaagaaaccaaccTTCCGGCTGCTCCATCTACCGACGAAGAGTCTGAATCGGAGAACGAGTCAAAGAGTCGTGATCCAACGGTGGAGATTGAATCCGGTTCTCTCGGTAAGGTTTCTGATTCGGGAGAGAGCAAATGGGGCCGAGTCTCTGAGATTATCCGTAAACTGAAGCTAACCGCCGGCGATAACGTCCGTCCCGCCGGCATGTTGAACGTTAAAACGCCGAAGCAGGAGAAAAATAGTTCGCCGGTGGTTGCTTGTTCTCCGCGGCTCAGAGGACGGCAAGCGTTCTCCGATTTGCTTATGCGTCTGGAACGCGACCGTCACCGCGAATTGGAGACGCTTGTTGGACGCAACGCAGTTTCTAAATTTTCTCAACGCGGTCGCCTCCAG TCAATGCTGCGGCTAAGGACTCTCAAACGCGGCCTACTGATTCAAGATCGTCATCGTTCTAGCGCAAAAACACCTGATCTGAGTCTCCTTGAACTTGGTTCTACAGTTCTTAACCTAAG GGAAAGATTCCGGGAAAGCGTCTCTTCTAAATCAGAACTGAAGAAAGGGCAAGAATCTACCATGGAAACAGAGTGGTTAAGCCCTCGAAACCGAAAGATAGAGGAAGTAAACTCACACAAGAAAGAAACTGAACCAAAGATGAGTTACCTTGAGCAGCAAGAAACAATGTTACCAGAAGCTTTGAAAAGAGAATCCGATAACACTAGCCCCCACACCAGCGTGGCTCTTCAAGAGCCGCGTACAGTGGAGAACCAGGTGGCGAACATGGTAGAGAACCGTACACATGGAGGAACTCAAGAAACACTGTTACTTGAGAGTCAAGAAACGTCGTTCAGATGGGAAGATCAAGAAGAGTACGAAGATGAACAATCTTATTACGGAGAAATGAGCAACGACTGGTTTACTGAAATATCTCGGCCTAAGACTTACTGGGAAGATCTGAGGAAATCGCGGTATTTGGAAGTGATGAACACTCGATCTGACAAAGACGATATATGCAAACTCCTTGAGag AAGAACGGTTTCAGACTTCCTCCAGAGCGGATTGCGAGAGAAGATCGATAAGCTCATGATGTCCCGTGTTCAGACACATCCGGTTCAGCGGATTGATCAATCTGGTAAAGATGAACAAGAATGTGACATAGgccaagaagaagatgatgaagtgAGAGATGACTTGAGCCATACGTCATCGCAGATATTTGCGCCATCACCGGCAGGATCATGGAGTTCTCAGGATATAGGAGTTTCTTCCACACCTGACTTATCACCTCTGCACACTCCTCAATCCACT GAGATGGAGATTATAAGCGAGTTGAGATCACAGATTATACAGCTCCAGCTAGACATGTCGGAGCTACGAGACTCTGTCAAAACGTGTTTGGACGTAAACGCTAGCCTTCAAAAGTCAGTTCAACGGGAAAATCCCCTGAAACGCAAATGCTACGTTTGTAACGAAGCGCAAGTTGAAACACTTCTATACAG GTGCGGACATATGTGCACATGCCTGAGATGCGCAAACGAACTACAATGTAATGGCGGGAAATGCCCTATTTGTCGTGCTAAGATCCTAGACGTTGTTCGCGTCTTCGTCGATTCAAGGACGTAA
- the LOC108837535 gene encoding CLAVATA3/ESR (CLE)-related protein 42, which translates to MRSHSTILLVLFFFLSLVLQSHQRTIDQSHSNDQHVNDVAVTSPEGTRREKFRVRRPMTVWRKGKRLNNNEHGVPSGPNPISNR; encoded by the coding sequence ATGAGATCTCACAGCACTATTTTActtgttctcttcttcttcctttctctaGTCCTCCAAAGCCATCAAAGAACCATTGATCAATCTCACTCCAATGATCAACACGTCAATGATGTGGCGGTGACTTCGCCAGAAGGGACAAGAAGAGAGAAGTTCAGAGTTCGGCGGCCGATGACCGTATGGCGGAAGGGGAAGAGGCTCAATAACAATGAACATGGAGTCCCAAGTGGTCCAAATCCCATCTCAAATAGGTAG